In bacterium, one genomic interval encodes:
- a CDS encoding tetratricopeptide repeat protein, whose product MMNALTRTRVTLLVAALIMAVSAGDLHGSLDGPGRLTRKRLSSSVVQVSVYDWRGIFVRQGWGFFINKEGEVVTPRSLLEGGSYVEVTTVKRETFMVDRILEEDVEGNFVRMGLEYPPERFAYLTKSAPVPDVGDRILIGGGTGCEPGAFLDGTIEDLRKVPMYGFLMKIGSPFATVGSPVFNESGVIVGIVMFRLENGVSAAWAVPVGRISKVMTGDVRPVDHLAWAERRHGSWEDTTVGGYMTGFACYWTGQYARAIPGLQKATADERFRKEAFFLLGCCNDAVGHFKDSAAAYSMAVKLGDSSHEAYMKLARALLVEGENTRALDAVWAAVRSQPNSYDAYTLLGEVNNTLGFYRDALAGVYVAIKIDPRRAEAWHQQGISFRGQQSYPEAISALKKAIELDPELKRAYWDLAFTYYRSGDKRSAADICSALEKMDPELSRQLMSEVNP is encoded by the coding sequence ATGATGAACGCGCTGACCAGAACACGGGTGACCCTTCTTGTGGCGGCCCTTATCATGGCCGTTTCTGCAGGAGATCTGCACGGGAGCCTGGACGGGCCGGGGAGGCTTACCCGCAAGAGGCTCAGTTCGTCGGTGGTCCAGGTGTCCGTGTATGATTGGCGGGGGATCTTTGTCCGCCAGGGATGGGGATTTTTCATCAACAAGGAGGGGGAGGTCGTCACGCCACGGAGCCTGCTGGAAGGCGGTTCCTACGTGGAAGTGACCACGGTCAAAAGGGAAACCTTCATGGTGGACCGGATCCTCGAGGAGGATGTGGAGGGGAACTTCGTGCGCATGGGCCTCGAGTACCCCCCCGAGCGTTTTGCCTACCTGACGAAATCAGCCCCGGTGCCCGATGTCGGCGACAGGATCCTCATTGGGGGTGGCACAGGCTGTGAGCCGGGCGCTTTTCTGGATGGTACCATCGAAGATCTCCGCAAGGTGCCGATGTACGGCTTCCTGATGAAGATCGGTTCCCCGTTTGCCACCGTTGGCAGCCCTGTCTTCAACGAGAGCGGAGTCATCGTCGGGATCGTCATGTTCAGACTGGAAAACGGCGTCAGCGCCGCCTGGGCGGTTCCGGTGGGAAGGATCTCCAAGGTCATGACCGGGGATGTGCGGCCGGTGGACCACCTGGCCTGGGCCGAGCGCCGGCATGGCAGCTGGGAAGACACGACGGTGGGCGGTTACATGACGGGATTTGCCTGTTACTGGACAGGCCAGTACGCGCGTGCCATTCCAGGGCTTCAGAAAGCCACTGCGGATGAGAGGTTCCGAAAAGAGGCCTTCTTCCTCCTGGGGTGCTGTAACGACGCGGTTGGGCATTTCAAGGACTCGGCCGCCGCCTACTCCATGGCGGTCAAGCTCGGGGATTCCTCCCACGAGGCCTACATGAAGCTCGCCCGCGCGCTTCTGGTCGAGGGGGAAAACACCAGGGCTCTCGACGCGGTCTGGGCGGCCGTGAGGTCGCAGCCGAACAGCTACGATGCCTACACTCTTCTGGGGGAGGTCAACAATACCCTGGGATTTTACAGGGACGCCCTGGCCGGGGTATACGTGGCCATCAAGATTGACCCCCGAAGGGCGGAAGCCTGGCATCAGCAGGGCATATCTTTCCGCGGGCAGCAGAGTTATCCGGAGGCCATTTCAGCCCTTAAAAAGGCCATCGAACTTGATCCCGAACTCAAGCGCGCCTATTGGGACCTGGCCTTCACGTACTATCGGAGCGGGGACAAACGCTCAGCGGCCGACATATGTTCCGCCCTGGAAAAGATGGACCCGGAACTTTCCCGGCAGCTCATGAGCGAGGTCAACCCCTGA
- a CDS encoding manganese efflux pump MntP family protein: protein MTPLSGNLSTAAILSIATALAMDAFAVSLSCGLITRRAATPRILRMPLAFGLFQAGMLAIGWSMITGIQAAIAAVDHWVAFALLLAVGGHMGVSAFRGEVKGERDPLQLTVLFVLALATSIDAFAVGMSLSIVQVPVFTPALVTGVVTFTLSSVAVYIGNRTGPLLGRSAEAAGGLVLIAIGVRILMDHIG from the coding sequence ATGACACCTTTATCCGGCAACCTTTCTACAGCGGCGATCCTTTCCATTGCAACGGCCCTGGCCATGGACGCTTTCGCTGTGTCCCTTTCCTGCGGTCTGATCACGCGGAGAGCGGCGACCCCCCGCATCCTTCGCATGCCCCTGGCTTTCGGCTTGTTCCAGGCGGGAATGCTGGCCATCGGGTGGTCCATGATCACCGGGATTCAGGCAGCCATCGCCGCGGTGGATCACTGGGTGGCTTTTGCCCTCCTGCTCGCGGTGGGCGGGCACATGGGAGTCAGCGCATTCAGGGGCGAGGTGAAGGGCGAGCGTGACCCCCTGCAGCTCACGGTCCTTTTCGTTCTCGCCCTCGCAACGAGCATCGACGCCTTCGCCGTCGGTATGAGCCTGTCCATCGTGCAGGTCCCTGTCTTCACACCGGCCCTTGTAACAGGGGTTGTGACCTTTACACTTTCGTCTGTTGCGGTATACATTGGAAACCGCACGGGTCCCCTGCTGGGAAGGAGCGCCGAGGCGGCAGGCGGGCTCGTACTCATTGCCATCGGAGTCAGGATACTCATGGACCACATCGGTTAG
- a CDS encoding PhoH family protein — protein sequence MKNFVLDTNVILYSPNCLETFQENNVIIPSMVLEELDNFKRHYDPRGFAARQFSRQLDDLRQRGDLLKGVETDAGGKLFVRFYDEDVHLPREMQVTSAKTASDNMILNVALSVQKESNLPTIVVSKDINVRIKANILGVESEDYYHNKTISSVEEDTLFVLVPSDFIDRLYQEKVLPVAGYRSDSTELSPYSNDYLLLKNETDLNQSALVQFRKNERGDGNFHLLEKMDDVFGIRPRNHKQRFLMDAILTENTDLVFAMGIAGSGKTLVSLACALEMVLEERFKRLIIARPIIPMGPDPGALPGTEYEKVRPWLQPIYDNLEFLVDNLANGGGHGKGKDLTHGARDITLQYLFDAKLIDVQTLAYIRGRSVSNGIFMIDEAQNLTPHEVKTIITRAGENTKIIMTGDIYQIDSPYMTSADNGLAVASEKFRLSDVDISASIFLDKGERSRLATMAANIL from the coding sequence TTGAAAAACTTCGTTCTCGACACCAACGTCATCCTCTACTCCCCCAACTGCCTCGAAACCTTCCAGGAGAACAACGTCATTATCCCTTCGATGGTCCTCGAGGAACTCGACAATTTCAAGAGGCACTACGATCCGAGGGGGTTCGCGGCACGCCAGTTTTCCAGGCAGCTCGACGATCTGCGCCAGCGGGGCGACCTTCTCAAGGGGGTAGAGACCGACGCCGGCGGCAAGCTTTTCGTCCGTTTCTACGACGAGGATGTCCATCTGCCCCGGGAGATGCAGGTCACCAGCGCCAAGACCGCTTCGGACAACATGATCCTGAACGTGGCCCTGAGTGTCCAAAAGGAGTCCAATCTTCCCACCATTGTGGTGAGCAAGGACATCAACGTACGGATCAAGGCCAACATCCTCGGAGTGGAGTCCGAGGACTACTACCACAACAAAACCATCTCCAGCGTGGAAGAGGACACCCTGTTCGTCCTGGTGCCCTCTGACTTCATCGACCGGCTTTACCAGGAAAAGGTCCTCCCGGTAGCCGGGTACAGGAGCGACAGTACCGAGCTTTCCCCTTATTCAAATGACTATCTGCTGCTCAAGAACGAGACCGACCTGAACCAGAGCGCCCTGGTCCAGTTCCGGAAAAACGAACGGGGTGACGGGAATTTTCACCTGCTGGAGAAGATGGACGATGTGTTCGGGATCCGTCCCCGCAACCACAAGCAGCGTTTCCTCATGGACGCCATCCTCACGGAAAACACGGACCTCGTTTTCGCCATGGGCATCGCCGGCAGCGGCAAGACCCTGGTGTCCCTCGCCTGTGCCCTTGAGATGGTCCTCGAGGAGCGGTTCAAGCGCCTGATCATCGCCAGGCCCATCATCCCCATGGGGCCGGACCCGGGGGCACTGCCCGGCACGGAGTACGAGAAGGTGCGCCCCTGGCTTCAGCCTATCTACGATAATCTGGAGTTCCTGGTTGACAACCTGGCCAACGGAGGGGGGCACGGCAAGGGGAAAGACCTTACCCATGGAGCCCGGGACATCACCCTCCAGTATCTGTTCGACGCCAAGCTCATCGATGTCCAGACCCTGGCCTACATCCGTGGCCGCAGCGTTTCCAACGGGATCTTCATGATCGACGAAGCCCAGAACCTGACCCCCCACGAAGTCAAGACCATCATTACCCGGGCGGGCGAGAACACCAAGATCATCATGACCGGCGACATCTACCAGATCGACAGCCCTTACATGACCTCGGCGGACAACGGCCTTGCCGTTGCCTCGGAAAAGTTCAGGCTTTCCGATGTGGACATTTCGGCCAGCATATTCCTGGACAAGGGAGAGAGGAGCCGTCTGGCCACCATGGCCGCCAATATCCTGTAA
- a CDS encoding BamA/TamA family outer membrane protein, with translation MYYDGRNNQLNPTRGVYDTLTLKIVPDCLTTYDGSRTFSQAEVDHRIFTSPVSGLVLAGRLALAGSWGRPSYQHRYSLGGPYALRGYYTNRFRGDSYYVLQGEARKKLFWIFSGALFAEAGAVTEDRFGGPEVSAGAGLRMTLPPDHIAKARLDFAWAEDQPLFTSCSGKRSDSPVKQAPLFS, from the coding sequence ATGTACTACGACGGCCGGAACAATCAACTGAACCCGACAAGGGGCGTTTACGACACCCTTACTTTAAAGATCGTGCCCGACTGCCTGACCACCTATGACGGGAGCAGGACCTTTTCCCAGGCTGAGGTAGACCACCGGATCTTCACATCCCCTGTTTCCGGCCTCGTTCTGGCAGGCCGGCTGGCCCTGGCAGGCAGTTGGGGACGACCCAGCTACCAGCACCGCTACAGCCTCGGGGGGCCCTACGCGCTGAGAGGCTACTACACGAACCGCTTCCGGGGGGACAGCTATTATGTCCTCCAGGGAGAGGCGAGGAAGAAGCTGTTCTGGATCTTCAGTGGAGCCCTGTTTGCCGAAGCGGGAGCGGTCACCGAGGACCGATTCGGAGGGCCCGAGGTCTCTGCCGGGGCCGGCCTGCGCATGACCCTGCCCCCCGATCACATCGCCAAGGCCCGCCTGGACTTTGCCTGGGCCGAGGACCAGCCGCTGTTTACTTCCTGTTCGGGGAAACGTTCTGATTCCCCGGTTAAACAGGCGCCTCTTTTCTCCTGA